One genomic segment of Stenotrophomonas sp. 704A1 includes these proteins:
- a CDS encoding Dps family protein, whose protein sequence is MAKTKSTTKARTGKQKLAAAAPSAPNIDIGITQGDRKKIADGLSRFQADAFTLYLKTHNFHWNVTGSMFNSLHTMFETQYTEQWAALDDVAERIRALGFNAPGSYREFAALTSIAEEPGLTDSADWREMVRQLVVANEAVCRTAREVLDVAAKGDDAPTEDLMTQRLQTHEKYAWMLRSLLQ, encoded by the coding sequence ATGGCGAAGACGAAGAGCACGACCAAGGCCAGGACCGGCAAGCAGAAGCTTGCAGCGGCGGCGCCGTCGGCCCCCAACATCGATATCGGGATCACCCAGGGCGACCGCAAGAAGATCGCCGACGGTCTGTCCCGTTTCCAGGCCGATGCGTTCACGCTCTACCTGAAGACGCACAACTTCCACTGGAACGTGACCGGGTCGATGTTCAACTCGCTGCACACCATGTTCGAGACGCAGTACACCGAGCAGTGGGCGGCACTGGACGACGTGGCCGAGCGCATCCGCGCACTGGGCTTCAATGCCCCGGGCTCCTACCGGGAATTCGCTGCGCTGACCTCGATCGCCGAGGAACCGGGCCTGACCGACAGTGCGGACTGGCGTGAAATGGTACGCCAGTTGGTGGTCGCCAACGAAGCGGTCTGCCGTACGGCGCGTGAAGTGCTGGACGTGGCGGCCAAGGGCGACGACGCCCCGACCGAGGATCTGATGACCCAGCGCCTGCAGACCCACGAGAAGTACGCCTGGATGCTGCGCTCGCTCCTCCAGTAA